The Thiorhodovibrio litoralis genome includes a window with the following:
- a CDS encoding YbfB/YjiJ family MFS transporter, producing MTQANRRMMMRLPAWVPSITGKDYSLRMQTQRLLVLVSGIAGLVLTMGVARFAYTPMIAYMQAQTGLSDALAGWLAGWNYLGYLSGLLLVTRLRDLMLKDRLYRIALVLAVLTTALMALDDAPWLWGISRYLAGLATAGGLMLGSGLILNWLIRHDHRGELGLHFSGIGLGILIGALAVELVAPFIDWRGQWWLLTALGAVLLLPAWIWLPRPNHGTPLSAQHTAAATEPGPIWLWLLQGAYLCAGFGYVVNATFTVLITEQQPALAGQGGAMWMLVGLAAAPAPLLWDRLARRVGYLSALQWGYGLQIVGILLPVFSNTLAAAVASALLFGLTFIGIVSLVLTMVGVRYPTHPAAIMARLTLGYGIAQIIAPVVAGELAELSGHFDLSLIMVAIIMALGFGCLVIMRLLPQTETDRQSSAGRV from the coding sequence GTGACACAGGCCAATCGTCGCATGATGATGCGACTGCCAGCCTGGGTTCCGTCGATAACTGGCAAGGATTACTCACTGCGCATGCAAACCCAACGTCTGCTGGTTCTGGTCTCGGGCATCGCCGGTCTGGTGCTGACCATGGGGGTGGCACGCTTTGCCTATACGCCCATGATCGCTTACATGCAGGCACAGACCGGGCTGAGCGACGCCTTAGCCGGGTGGCTGGCCGGTTGGAACTATCTCGGCTACCTGTCTGGCCTGCTTTTGGTGACGCGGCTGCGGGATCTGATGCTAAAGGACCGGCTGTATCGAATCGCCTTGGTCCTGGCCGTTTTGACCACAGCACTGATGGCGCTGGATGATGCCCCCTGGCTGTGGGGAATCAGCCGCTACCTCGCCGGGCTTGCCACGGCGGGAGGGCTCATGCTGGGCTCGGGTCTCATTCTGAACTGGCTTATTCGTCACGATCACCGTGGCGAGCTCGGCTTGCATTTCAGCGGCATTGGCCTGGGGATTCTGATTGGCGCCCTCGCCGTGGAACTGGTGGCGCCGTTCATTGACTGGCGCGGTCAATGGTGGCTGCTGACAGCGCTTGGCGCCGTGCTGCTGCTTCCTGCCTGGATTTGGTTGCCGCGCCCAAACCACGGCACGCCCTTGTCAGCCCAGCATACCGCAGCGGCGACGGAACCCGGCCCGATCTGGTTATGGCTGCTTCAAGGCGCCTACCTCTGTGCCGGCTTTGGTTATGTGGTCAACGCCACCTTCACAGTATTGATCACCGAACAACAGCCGGCGCTCGCGGGGCAAGGCGGTGCCATGTGGATGCTTGTCGGCTTGGCCGCAGCGCCGGCTCCACTGCTCTGGGACCGTCTCGCCCGCCGCGTCGGTTACCTGAGCGCGTTACAGTGGGGCTACGGTTTGCAGATAGTTGGCATCCTGCTGCCAGTGTTCAGTAATACCCTGGCCGCCGCAGTGGCGAGCGCCCTGCTGTTCGGGCTGACGTTCATCGGCATTGTCTCCCTGGTGCTGACCATGGTCGGCGTGCGCTACCCCACCCACCCGGCTGCCATCATGGCCCGCCTGACGCTGGGCTACGGAATCGCGCAGATCATCGCCCCAGTGGTGGCGGGTGAACTCGCCGAGTTAAGCGGACACTTCGACCTTTCCCTAATCATGGTTGCCATCATCATGGCGCTGGGCTTCGGCTGCCTGGTCATCATGCGGCTCTTGCCACAAACGGAAACCGACCGCCAATCCTCAGCCGGGCGCGTTTAA